A part of Bacteroidia bacterium genomic DNA contains:
- a CDS encoding response regulator transcription factor, which translates to MEKSTIIKIFIADDHNVVREGIRYLLDENNDFLVCGEGENGIDTLTKIASMDEMPDLVLMDINMPKMDGIDCTAQLSATYNIRIKVLALTMVNQGLYIRKMIQAGASGYILKDCDKDELYKAIHMVYEGGTYFSAQVGQTVMNEMSNLNRPASSIDQNVLTKREIEVLQLIAKDLSNQEIADKLFISIRTVESHKQNLLLKTGTHSVAGLIMYGIRNKLIDPD; encoded by the coding sequence ATGGAAAAGTCAACAATCATCAAAATATTTATTGCAGATGACCATAATGTAGTTCGGGAAGGGATTCGCTACCTGCTTGATGAAAATAATGATTTTTTGGTCTGTGGGGAAGGCGAAAATGGAATAGATACCCTGACCAAAATTGCGTCAATGGACGAAATGCCTGATTTGGTTCTGATGGATATCAATATGCCCAAAATGGATGGGATTGACTGTACGGCTCAACTATCTGCAACATATAATATCCGTATAAAAGTGCTGGCTCTTACCATGGTAAATCAGGGACTCTATATCCGGAAGATGATTCAGGCAGGTGCTTCCGGTTATATTCTGAAAGATTGCGATAAAGACGAATTATATAAGGCGATACATATGGTTTATGAAGGGGGTACATATTTTAGCGCCCAGGTAGGTCAAACCGTCATGAATGAAATGTCCAACCTTAACAGACCCGCCTCTTCGATTGACCAGAATGTTTTGACGAAACGTGAAATAGAAGTACTTCAGTTAATAGCAAAAGATCTCAGCAATCAGGAAATTGCCGACAAACTCTTTATCAGTATCCGTACCGTAGAATCCCATAAACAAAACCTGCTTCTCAAGACAGGAACCCATAGCGTAGCCGGCCTTATAATGTATGGCATTCGTAATAAACTCATTGATCCCGATTGA
- a CDS encoding response regulator, translating into MTLYLNNDSVEGPQRDYILVIEDSPSDVRLLKYCLDNQGFPGDIHVCNYGKAAIDFLFGNTRMYPRLILMDIRLPDINGLELFRKLKSHPDLADTYMIIWTGQYSEVEARQCEELDVVEYFEKPLDMGVLSNFASRLTYEWAKICNGQKFELKSNR; encoded by the coding sequence ATGACCCTATACTTGAATAACGATTCTGTTGAAGGCCCCCAAAGGGATTATATTCTTGTCATTGAGGATTCGCCTTCAGATGTACGCTTGCTCAAATATTGCCTGGATAATCAGGGTTTCCCGGGTGATATTCATGTGTGTAATTACGGCAAGGCTGCAATAGATTTTTTATTTGGAAATACCCGCATGTATCCGAGGCTTATTTTAATGGATATCAGGTTACCGGACATAAACGGTCTGGAGCTGTTTCGTAAATTAAAGTCGCATCCTGATCTTGCAGATACTTACATGATTATCTGGACGGGCCAATACTCAGAAGTTGAAGCCCGACAATGTGAAGAGTTGGATGTAGTCGAATATTTTGAGAAGCCGCTTGATATGGGTGTACTAAGCAACTTTGCTTCCCGTCTTACCTATGAATGGGCAAAAATCTGCAATGGGCAAAAGTTTGAACTAAAGAGTAACCGCTGA
- a CDS encoding SulP family inorganic anion transporter, protein MNPFHKDGLLGHWRDDLPAGLVVFLVALPLCLGIALASGAPPFAGIIAGIVGGTVVALVSRSPLGVSGPAAGLAVIVFTAIQDLGPGAFEKFLLAVVIAGIIQLILGFARAGIIGYYFPTSVIKGMLSGIGIVIILKQIPHILGYDQDLEGDFEFFQADGHNTLSELFYMLNGITPGAVVIAMVSLALLIIWEQPFMKRQKFTTLIQGPLVAVLTGIGLNLLFSGNETLAIDPQHLVEIPVPDSFSGFLGQFTFPDFSQLGNKEIYIIGITMAIVASLETLLCVEATDKLDPYKRVTPTNRELQAQGIGNIISGLIGGLPITQVIVRSSANIQSGGKTKAAAFFHGILLLISAMAIPLWLNMIPLASLAAILLMVGYKLAKPAIFKEMYQLGLGQFVPFIVTILGIVFTDLLIGIALGMVIAVFYILFNNYKTPFFFSPQKEDETHFRLELAQEVTFINKAAILNTLHTIPPKTHVVIDASRSINIDRDVIEIIEDFRENAKHKGIELTIVGLHQKERTDHRYQFHTAISQKEPSR, encoded by the coding sequence ATGAATCCATTTCATAAGGATGGTCTGTTGGGTCATTGGAGAGATGATCTGCCGGCTGGGCTGGTTGTATTTCTTGTCGCTTTGCCACTTTGTCTGGGGATAGCACTAGCTTCTGGTGCGCCGCCATTTGCGGGTATTATTGCAGGAATAGTCGGAGGCACAGTTGTCGCCCTGGTTAGTCGTTCTCCACTGGGCGTAAGCGGACCTGCTGCAGGACTTGCAGTCATCGTCTTCACTGCGATTCAGGATCTGGGGCCGGGTGCTTTTGAGAAGTTTTTGCTGGCAGTAGTAATCGCTGGTATTATCCAGTTGATATTGGGGTTTGCGCGGGCGGGAATTATTGGCTATTACTTTCCTACTTCTGTGATCAAGGGTATGCTTTCAGGTATTGGTATTGTAATCATATTGAAGCAGATTCCCCATATTTTGGGTTATGATCAGGACCTGGAAGGTGATTTTGAATTTTTCCAGGCAGATGGGCACAATACCTTGTCTGAGCTGTTTTATATGCTCAATGGAATAACACCCGGCGCAGTCGTTATTGCGATGGTATCGTTGGCGCTGTTGATTATATGGGAACAGCCCTTTATGAAAAGGCAAAAATTTACCACACTGATTCAGGGGCCGCTGGTAGCTGTACTGACAGGTATAGGTCTGAACTTGCTTTTTAGCGGGAACGAGACATTAGCGATTGACCCTCAACATCTTGTTGAAATACCTGTTCCGGATTCATTTTCAGGGTTTTTGGGGCAATTTACTTTTCCCGATTTCTCCCAGCTTGGGAATAAAGAAATTTATATTATCGGCATTACCATGGCGATTGTGGCGAGCCTGGAGACCTTATTATGTGTAGAAGCGACAGACAAACTTGACCCTTACAAAAGGGTTACTCCCACCAACCGGGAGCTTCAGGCTCAGGGGATTGGCAATATTATTTCAGGGCTTATAGGCGGATTGCCAATCACCCAGGTGATTGTGAGAAGTTCGGCTAATATTCAGTCTGGCGGAAAAACAAAAGCCGCGGCTTTCTTCCACGGCATATTATTGCTGATATCGGCCATGGCTATACCGCTTTGGCTAAATATGATTCCGCTGGCAAGTCTTGCAGCAATTTTGCTGATGGTGGGTTATAAACTGGCCAAGCCTGCCATATTCAAAGAAATGTATCAGTTGGGCCTGGGGCAGTTTGTCCCTTTTATTGTAACGATTCTTGGGATTGTTTTTACCGATTTACTGATAGGGATTGCTTTGGGAATGGTCATCGCAGTGTTTTATATTTTATTTAACAACTACAAAACGCCATTTTTCTTCTCTCCTCAGAAGGAAGACGAAACGCATTTCAGGCTGGAACTGGCGCAGGAGGTTACGTTTATCAACAAGGCTGCTATTCTCAATACCCTACATACGATTCCCCCCAAAACCCATGTTGTGATTGATGCTTCAAGATCTATTAATATCGACAGAGATGTCATTGAAATTATTGAAGATTTCAGGGAAAATGCCAAACACAAGGGTATTGAGTTGACCATTGTGGGATTGCATCAAAAAGAGAGAACTGATCACAGATACCAGTTTCACACTGCAATTTCCCAAAAAGAACCATCCAGGTAA
- a CDS encoding TetR/AcrR family transcriptional regulator — MKDLFSQIKITVHNGLYLKDPDSSRLGNDIIRHSVELIHEIGFEKFSFKKLGEKTGSPESTIYRYFENKHKLLLYLTCWYWGWMEYRLVFATVNIPLPEDKLQKAIEIVTETITENSGDNYINEVLLDRIVVAEAAKTYLTKEVDDENREGYFAGYKRLVNRISQMVLDINPSFEFPHMLISSVIEGAHLQKFFSDHLPSVTDTQNDAGIITRFYTEMVFSMIRKDKS, encoded by the coding sequence ATGAAAGATTTATTTTCTCAAATAAAGATTACCGTTCACAACGGCCTGTACCTGAAAGACCCCGATTCTTCCCGGTTGGGAAATGATATTATCCGTCATTCCGTCGAATTGATCCATGAAATCGGTTTTGAGAAGTTTTCTTTCAAAAAACTGGGAGAAAAAACTGGTTCGCCCGAAAGCACCATTTACCGGTATTTTGAAAATAAACACAAGCTGTTGTTGTATCTTACCTGCTGGTACTGGGGATGGATGGAATACCGGCTGGTATTTGCGACCGTGAACATTCCCTTGCCGGAAGACAAGCTGCAAAAGGCCATTGAAATTGTTACAGAAACCATTACCGAAAACTCGGGAGATAACTACATCAATGAAGTACTGCTTGACCGGATTGTAGTGGCAGAAGCAGCCAAAACCTATCTTACCAAAGAAGTGGATGATGAGAACCGCGAAGGATATTTTGCCGGTTATAAGCGGCTGGTAAACCGAATCAGCCAGATGGTATTGGATATAAATCCTTCATTTGAATTTCCACATATGCTGATTTCTTCCGTAATTGAGGGAGCACATTTACAGAAGTTTTTTTCAGACCATCTGCCATCAGTAACAGATACCCAAAATGACGCCGGAATAATCACCCGGTTTTATACAGAAATGGTTTTTAGTATGATTAGAAAAGATAAAAGTTGA
- a CDS encoding Gfo/Idh/MocA family oxidoreductase — translation MNRRSFLKTTAAAGVTYSALPLISALRRTTKYRLALIGSGWWGMNILREAIAFGDCKVVAVCDVDRRHLDAAVTEINTLNGDRPKAYGDYREMLKKEKPEIVIVGTPDHWHALCAIAAIESGAHVYVEKPISHTINEGKAMVAAARNHNRVVQVGTHRRVSPHNISAREFIQQGKVGKISEVKCFVNYGQNAGTKAPDAEPPKELDWDMWCGPAPLRPYNPGIHPKGFRNYVEYANGTIGDWGIHWFDQVLWVMEEKYPKTVFSTGGTFVKENGINAPDTQMAVFGFENFTMTWEHKLCAPNANEDHNVGCYFYGTEGTFHIGWLDGWTFYPADKKKEKINFPPTLHQPDAQNIKELWADFMDSIENNRRPVCDIEIGHRSTSVSLLAMLSYNLGRSVIWDGEKEMVVGDDEANKLLYRDYRGEWKYPGM, via the coding sequence ATGAATCGCAGATCCTTTCTCAAAACAACCGCCGCCGCCGGTGTCACTTATTCAGCCTTACCGCTGATATCAGCCCTTCGCCGTACCACGAAGTATCGCCTTGCGCTGATTGGCAGTGGCTGGTGGGGCATGAATATCCTTCGCGAAGCCATCGCCTTCGGCGATTGTAAGGTCGTCGCAGTCTGCGACGTGGACCGCCGTCATCTCGACGCCGCTGTCACCGAAATCAATACCCTCAACGGCGACCGCCCCAAAGCCTACGGCGATTACCGCGAAATGCTCAAAAAAGAAAAACCGGAAATCGTCATCGTCGGTACCCCTGACCACTGGCATGCGCTATGCGCCATTGCGGCCATCGAAAGTGGTGCCCACGTTTATGTCGAAAAACCGATCAGCCATACGATCAACGAGGGGAAAGCGATGGTCGCTGCCGCCCGAAACCACAACCGCGTGGTGCAGGTTGGTACACACCGCCGTGTCTCCCCACATAATATTTCCGCCCGTGAATTTATCCAGCAGGGAAAAGTAGGCAAAATCAGCGAGGTCAAATGTTTTGTCAACTACGGCCAAAACGCAGGTACCAAAGCTCCCGATGCCGAACCACCCAAAGAACTGGACTGGGATATGTGGTGTGGCCCGGCTCCGCTCCGGCCTTACAACCCCGGCATTCACCCCAAAGGCTTCCGTAATTATGTCGAATACGCCAATGGCACCATCGGCGACTGGGGCATCCACTGGTTTGATCAGGTGTTGTGGGTAATGGAAGAAAAATACCCCAAAACGGTCTTTTCTACCGGAGGAACTTTTGTGAAAGAAAACGGCATCAACGCGCCCGATACTCAGATGGCTGTCTTCGGATTTGAAAATTTTACGATGACCTGGGAGCATAAGCTATGCGCCCCCAATGCCAATGAAGATCACAATGTAGGTTGTTATTTTTACGGCACAGAAGGCACTTTCCATATCGGCTGGCTCGATGGCTGGACCTTTTACCCGGCAGATAAAAAGAAGGAGAAAATCAATTTCCCGCCCACCCTTCACCAGCCCGATGCTCAGAATATCAAAGAACTCTGGGCAGACTTCATGGATTCGATCGAAAACAACCGCCGCCCGGTTTGTGATATTGAAATCGGCCACCGTTCCACCAGTGTGAGTCTGCTTGCTATGCTTTCCTATAATCTCGGTCGCAGTGTGATCTGGGATGGGGAAAAAGAAATGGTAGTAGGAGATGACGAAGCCAATAAACTCCTATACCGCGACTATCGCGGCGAATGGAAATATCCGGGGATGTGA
- a CDS encoding Crp/Fnr family transcriptional regulator, protein MTYELEKYIQSYFGIPKNDVERIISFFRKEELKKNDFFLKADSYSDRLGFIESGIVREFLNADGKEVTKWISSPGYFVVDLASFLFDKPARWNLQALTDCELHVICKSDYDKIGQLVPAWQELEKLFIARCFTILEERIVTHLSLTAEARYEMFFQFAPGLFNQVPLQYLASMLGMTPETFSRIRKKLAEKTS, encoded by the coding sequence GTGACCTACGAACTAGAAAAATATATCCAATCGTATTTTGGTATTCCCAAAAACGATGTTGAGCGGATTATCTCCTTTTTCCGAAAGGAAGAACTGAAGAAAAATGACTTCTTCCTGAAAGCAGATAGCTATTCCGACAGGCTGGGATTTATTGAATCGGGGATTGTGCGCGAGTTTCTGAATGCGGATGGAAAGGAAGTAACCAAATGGATTTCTTCGCCAGGATACTTTGTGGTAGATCTGGCGAGTTTTCTGTTTGACAAACCCGCCCGCTGGAATCTTCAGGCGCTGACAGACTGTGAGCTACATGTTATCTGTAAATCTGACTATGATAAAATTGGTCAGCTAGTACCTGCCTGGCAGGAGTTGGAGAAACTGTTTATCGCCCGTTGTTTTACCATTCTGGAAGAGCGGATTGTCACCCATTTATCTCTGACTGCAGAAGCGCGCTATGAGATGTTTTTTCAGTTTGCCCCGGGTTTGTTTAACCAGGTTCCGCTTCAGTACCTGGCTTCCATGCTGGGCATGACTCCCGAAACTTTCAGCCGTATCAGAAAAAAACTGGCGGAAAAAACTTCTTGA
- a CDS encoding SRPBCC family protein: MKVNQQAPVFQEAQIQIQVSPEKVWSVLTNISNWTNWNPKITRSEMSEKPVVGAKFRWTVNGAKIKSVLHTVDIGKTFGWSGTTFGGSAIHNWHLESKNGGTQVRVEESMEGWLVALFKSKMNNDLKKDMVFWLEQLKHECE; this comes from the coding sequence ATGAAAGTCAATCAACAAGCACCTGTATTTCAGGAAGCACAAATTCAGATTCAGGTTAGCCCTGAAAAAGTATGGTCTGTTTTGACCAATATCAGCAACTGGACCAACTGGAATCCCAAAATCACGCGGTCCGAAATGAGTGAAAAGCCCGTTGTTGGCGCAAAATTTCGCTGGACGGTCAACGGCGCAAAAATCAAGTCGGTTTTACACACCGTGGATATTGGTAAAACCTTTGGATGGAGCGGTACAACCTTTGGTGGCTCGGCGATACACAACTGGCATCTCGAAAGCAAAAATGGCGGTACTCAGGTAAGGGTGGAAGAAAGCATGGAAGGCTGGCTGGTCGCCTTATTCAAATCCAAAATGAACAACGACCTGAAAAAAGACATGGTCTTTTGGTTGGAGCAATTAAAACATGAATGTGAGTAG
- the gldA gene encoding gliding motility-associated ABC transporter ATP-binding subunit GldA, producing MPITIQNLTKIYGTQRAVDDLSFAVNPGEILGFLGPNGAGKTTTMKIITCFLQPDSGTVTLGDFNIFDHPLEIRKRVGYLPEHNPLYLDMYVQEFLDFVARIYKITGPQKQQRIAEVIEMTGLGREQHKKIGMLSKGYRQRVGLCQALIHNPEVLILDEPTSGLDPNQIVDIRNLIKEIGKDKTVIFSSHILPEVESIADRVIIINRGKMVADEATANIRNIAEDETLIRVEFETPGFDFSAIEKMEGVKSVEGISPTEFHIHAAVHTDIRRELFQTCVKQNNVILSMSKQTFTLEDAFRRLTR from the coding sequence ATGCCCATCACAATTCAGAATCTCACCAAAATCTACGGCACCCAAAGGGCGGTCGATGATCTTTCTTTTGCGGTAAATCCGGGGGAAATCCTCGGCTTCCTCGGCCCCAACGGCGCGGGGAAAACCACCACCATGAAAATCATCACGTGCTTCCTCCAGCCTGACAGCGGAACCGTTACTCTTGGTGATTTTAATATCTTCGACCACCCGCTGGAAATCCGCAAACGTGTGGGCTATTTACCTGAACACAACCCGCTCTACCTCGACATGTATGTGCAGGAGTTTCTCGACTTTGTGGCGCGGATTTACAAGATTACCGGCCCGCAAAAACAGCAGCGCATTGCCGAAGTCATCGAAATGACGGGCCTGGGCCGCGAGCAGCACAAAAAAATCGGCATGCTTTCCAAAGGCTACCGCCAGCGCGTGGGGCTTTGTCAGGCGCTGATCCACAATCCGGAGGTGCTCATCCTGGACGAACCCACCAGCGGGCTCGACCCCAACCAGATTGTCGATATCCGCAACCTGATCAAAGAGATTGGCAAAGACAAAACCGTCATTTTTTCCTCCCATATTCTCCCTGAAGTAGAATCCATTGCCGACCGCGTCATCATCATCAACCGCGGTAAAATGGTAGCCGACGAAGCCACCGCCAATATCCGCAACATTGCCGAAGACGAAACCCTGATTCGCGTAGAGTTTGAAACGCCGGGGTTTGACTTTTCGGCGATAGAAAAGATGGAAGGGGTAAAATCTGTGGAAGGCATTTCGCCTACCGAATTTCACATTCATGCAGCGGTTCACACCGACATTCGCCGGGAGCTTTTCCAGACTTGTGTAAAACAAAATAATGTGATCCTTTCCATGAGCAAACAGACGTTTACCCTTGAAGACGCCTTCCGGCGTTTGACGAGGTAG
- a CDS encoding ABC transporter substrate-binding protein, with protein sequence MRLRAFCFFTLIISAFLFVGCESGRTQETEAPGDYIEKDGKVYYRGEKNNDVVVHISSEPPSLHPTNARTNARNLILELVFQRLLALDMTSGNLMPELAALPERSADGLTYTFDLNPKAAWPDGKPITAEDVLFSVKVMAAPLVDNLNQKGYIEFLKDLRIDPENDHRFQVEMKEYYMHNDNFGIYTFILDSRIYDPGNKLGKYTLTQLLEEAESISQETDLIAWAETFNAPRFGTDVATFQAGSGPYKMEEWITEQQIVLTRNESYWGKGLPGYNHSQNPDRIIFKIVRDDNSLELQIKQQEVDVSTQLTTQIYENLKLSEVANENYHIGITPRDSYAFILLNNRPDGIGSKKYFDDKRTRQALAYAIPIADIIADIYPNTAKQTISPVPMANSDYNNNIKPFPYNPDKARKLLEEAGWKDSDGDDILDKVIDGERVKFSFTLMYPPSDQALDDFIQRIKNALGEVGINCIPDQKAMGAAVPMIRSQNFDALVMALSSPSLAYDFKQMFYSTNWPEGDNFFGFNNAEADDLIDKARVEQDPKRRKEMVDRIQEILYDEQPCTFLFNPTQKIAIHKRFNHGEMYPIGDHVILNQLEVIRE encoded by the coding sequence ATGAGATTGAGAGCATTTTGTTTTTTCACACTGATTATTTCTGCCTTTCTGTTTGTCGGTTGTGAGTCCGGCAGAACTCAGGAAACCGAAGCTCCCGGAGATTATATCGAAAAAGATGGAAAGGTCTATTATCGCGGCGAAAAGAATAACGATGTAGTTGTTCATATTTCCTCCGAACCGCCGTCTCTTCATCCGACCAATGCGCGGACGAATGCGCGCAACCTGATCCTCGAACTGGTGTTTCAGCGGCTCCTGGCGCTGGATATGACCTCTGGAAACCTTATGCCCGAGTTGGCCGCTTTACCTGAAAGATCGGCCGATGGCCTCACTTATACCTTTGACCTTAATCCTAAAGCTGCCTGGCCTGACGGAAAACCGATTACGGCTGAAGATGTATTATTTTCCGTGAAAGTGATGGCTGCCCCATTGGTCGATAACCTAAACCAAAAAGGATATATAGAATTCCTCAAAGACCTTCGTATTGACCCTGAAAATGATCACCGTTTTCAGGTAGAAATGAAGGAATATTATATGCACAATGACAACTTTGGGATTTATACGTTTATCCTTGATTCGCGCATTTATGACCCGGGAAACAAACTGGGCAAATATACCCTTACCCAACTGCTTGAAGAAGCAGAAAGCATTTCACAGGAAACGGATCTGATCGCATGGGCAGAAACCTTTAACGCACCCCGTTTTGGTACGGATGTGGCAACTTTCCAGGCCGGCTCCGGACCCTATAAAATGGAAGAATGGATTACCGAACAGCAGATTGTCCTTACCCGCAATGAAAGCTATTGGGGAAAAGGTCTGCCAGGGTACAACCACAGTCAGAATCCGGACCGGATTATTTTTAAAATTGTTCGCGACGACAACTCTCTCGAATTGCAGATCAAACAGCAGGAAGTGGACGTGAGTACCCAGCTGACTACCCAAATTTATGAAAACCTCAAATTGAGTGAGGTGGCAAATGAAAATTACCATATCGGTATTACGCCGCGTGATTCGTATGCATTTATTTTGCTCAACAACCGCCCGGACGGGATTGGCTCAAAAAAATATTTTGACGACAAGCGGACGAGACAAGCCCTGGCTTATGCAATACCGATTGCAGATATCATTGCTGATATTTATCCCAATACAGCCAAACAGACCATTTCTCCGGTTCCAATGGCCAACAGTGATTACAACAACAATATAAAACCATTTCCCTACAACCCTGACAAAGCCCGTAAATTGCTGGAGGAAGCCGGATGGAAGGATTCTGACGGTGACGATATTCTCGACAAAGTGATCGATGGCGAAAGGGTAAAATTTAGTTTTACGCTGATGTATCCGCCCAGCGACCAGGCTTTGGACGATTTTATTCAGCGTATCAAAAATGCGCTTGGAGAGGTTGGTATCAATTGTATTCCCGATCAGAAGGCAATGGGTGCCGCCGTGCCGATGATTCGTTCGCAAAACTTCGATGCACTCGTTATGGCCTTGTCCTCACCATCTTTGGCCTATGACTTTAAGCAGATGTTTTACTCCACCAACTGGCCGGAAGGAGACAATTTTTTTGGGTTTAACAATGCCGAGGCCGACGACCTGATCGACAAAGCCCGTGTCGAACAAGACCCAAAAAGACGCAAGGAAATGGTGGACCGGATTCAGGAAATTCTGTATGACGAACAGCCCTGTACATTTTTGTTTAATCCAACCCAAAAAATCGCCATTCACAAGCGGTTTAACCATGGCGAAATGTACCCCATTGGCGACCACGTGATTTTAAACCAGCTGGAAGTGATCAGGGAATAA
- a CDS encoding OmpA family protein codes for MNKFCTLILFFLLKSTFTFAQQDAAGCEDHPLITRYPASVLTWCEEQNFAEYKIATGPETGYRKIDDWIETEGKIYRRYYELHAERTLTEVYRNYLQAIEKAGFEVLAKGVFEERNVKKDVGGGTWLGTAYIPNPYPTNSGIKLHQGSSDSGGSCYIAAKLKRPGGTVYIVVGGHLYRHNEFVFLIDIIEEDEMEGGLVSLDADAMGRDIDLYGKVAIYGIYFDFDKATLKPESKPALDEIAKLLKARPQLNLYVVGHTDAKGTFAYNQQLSEDRANAVVKALVNQYSIAQTRLEPHGVGMLVPVFTNKNDKGREKNRRVELVEK; via the coding sequence ATGAACAAATTCTGCACGCTCATCCTATTTTTTCTCCTGAAATCCACTTTTACTTTTGCCCAACAAGACGCCGCCGGCTGTGAAGATCACCCGCTCATCACGCGGTATCCGGCTTCAGTACTCACCTGGTGCGAAGAACAAAATTTTGCCGAATACAAAATCGCCACCGGCCCCGAAACCGGCTATCGAAAAATCGACGACTGGATCGAAACCGAAGGCAAAATCTATCGCCGCTATTATGAACTCCATGCCGAAAGAACCCTCACAGAAGTCTATCGCAACTATTTGCAAGCCATAGAAAAAGCAGGATTTGAAGTTCTCGCCAAAGGTGTATTTGAAGAGCGAAATGTAAAAAAAGACGTCGGGGGAGGAACCTGGCTGGGCACTGCCTACATTCCCAACCCCTACCCCACCAATTCGGGGATCAAACTCCACCAGGGATCGTCTGATTCGGGCGGCTCATGTTATATCGCAGCAAAACTCAAACGCCCCGGAGGCACAGTCTATATTGTTGTAGGTGGACATTTATACCGGCACAATGAATTTGTATTTCTCATCGATATCATTGAGGAAGATGAAATGGAAGGTGGATTGGTTTCCCTGGATGCCGATGCGATGGGACGCGATATCGACTTGTATGGAAAAGTGGCGATTTACGGGATTTATTTTGATTTTGATAAAGCCACCCTCAAGCCTGAATCCAAACCCGCACTCGATGAAATCGCCAAACTCCTGAAAGCCCGTCCGCAGCTCAACCTCTATGTGGTAGGACATACCGACGCCAAAGGCACATTCGCTTACAATCAACAACTTTCCGAAGACCGAGCAAATGCCGTAGTAAAAGCGCTCGTGAATCAGTACAGTATCGCCCAAACACGACTTGAACCACACGGCGTAGGGATGCTGGTTCCGGTATTCACCAATAAAAACGACAAAGGAAGAGAGAAAAACCGGCGGGTAGAGTTGGTGGAAAAATAA
- a CDS encoding response regulator transcription factor: MKTPIIHTALVEDDHEIRQLLQLIIDNSPGFTCNLVFEDAESALLGIPDYRPDIVLMDIELPGMSGIECVRKLKEKMPDMNIVMLTIQEDNESVFESLCAGATGYLLKETPPAELLKAIQEAHSGGSPMSAHIARRIVNSFHNIGKSPLSERETEVLRMLCNGENYKTIAEAIFVSTNTVKAHIKNIYKKLHVHNRAEAVRKALKDRLV, encoded by the coding sequence ATGAAAACTCCGATCATCCATACAGCGCTTGTAGAAGACGACCACGAAATCCGGCAACTTCTTCAATTGATCATTGACAATTCTCCGGGTTTTACCTGCAACCTGGTATTCGAAGATGCAGAATCCGCACTGTTGGGCATACCCGACTACCGGCCCGATATTGTACTGATGGATATCGAACTTCCCGGCATGTCAGGGATTGAATGTGTGCGAAAACTAAAGGAGAAAATGCCCGACATGAACATCGTCATGCTGACAATTCAGGAAGACAATGAATCTGTTTTTGAGTCTCTGTGCGCAGGGGCTACGGGTTACCTCCTCAAAGAGACGCCTCCGGCAGAATTGTTGAAGGCGATTCAGGAAGCGCACAGTGGCGGTTCGCCCATGAGTGCACATATAGCACGCCGGATCGTAAATTCTTTTCACAATATTGGGAAATCACCTCTGAGTGAAAGAGAAACCGAAGTACTGCGCATGCTGTGCAACGGAGAAAATTACAAGACCATTGCAGAAGCGATATTTGTCAGCACAAATACGGTCAAAGCCCATATCAAAAATATTTACAAAAAACTGCACGTCCACAACCGCGCTGAAGCTGTGCGAAAGGCATTAAAAGACCGGCTGGTCTGA